In a single window of the Orbaceae bacterium lpD04 genome:
- the dprA gene encoding DNA-processing protein DprA codes for MNRYEFLIRFSIVDNKKSSKIRQYLYQVGDDIDDNFLLHQLKFNSEQIKQFYQYDITKTLDWINKDNHFLISYSDQFYPENLKQISNAPLLLFGKGDKNLLATPQIAMVGSRAFSEYGAMWGRYFASELAINGLTITSGLALGIDAICHRGALDVTGKTIAVLGSGLQHIFPKTNFNLAKDIIANKGTIISEFLPDKLALPKHFPRRNRIISGLCLGTFVIEASEKSGSLITARFALEQNRDVFALPGDIDNSNCNGTHWLIKQGAYLVTKPNDILEHYSSRLSWIKKNIGQTLDNLPIIHPAILAVINNQAIPIDIIADKVRLSVAEVSVKLIELELEGLIESVNGGYIRKKYL; via the coding sequence AGATTTTCAATAGTTGATAACAAAAAATCCTCAAAAATTAGGCAATACCTCTATCAAGTAGGTGATGATATTGATGATAATTTTTTACTACATCAACTTAAATTTAATTCAGAGCAGATAAAACAATTTTATCAATATGATATAACTAAAACATTAGATTGGATAAATAAAGATAATCACTTTTTAATTAGTTATAGCGATCAATTTTATCCAGAAAATCTAAAACAAATTAGTAATGCTCCTTTATTATTATTTGGTAAAGGCGATAAAAATTTATTAGCAACACCACAAATAGCAATGGTTGGTAGTCGAGCTTTTAGTGAGTACGGGGCTATGTGGGGACGTTATTTTGCCAGCGAACTGGCTATAAATGGATTAACGATCACCAGTGGTTTAGCGTTAGGTATTGATGCAATTTGCCATCGGGGAGCACTTGATGTAACAGGTAAAACAATTGCTGTTTTAGGAAGCGGCTTACAACATATTTTTCCTAAAACAAACTTTAATTTAGCTAAAGATATTATAGCAAATAAAGGCACAATTATTTCTGAATTTTTACCTGATAAATTAGCACTGCCAAAACACTTTCCACGCCGAAATCGTATTATTAGTGGCCTTTGCTTAGGTACCTTTGTAATTGAAGCATCAGAGAAGAGTGGATCATTAATTACCGCTCGTTTCGCACTAGAACAAAATCGTGATGTTTTTGCTTTACCTGGCGATATAGATAACTCAAATTGCAACGGTACTCATTGGTTAATTAAGCAAGGGGCTTATTTAGTCACAAAGCCAAATGATATATTGGAGCACTATTCAAGTCGTTTATCATGGATTAAAAAAAATATTGGGCAGACATTGGATAATTTACCCATTATTCATCCTGCAATTCTAGCGGTAATAAATAACCAAGCTATACCTATCGATATTATTGCAGATAAAGTAAGATTATCCGTTGCAGAGGTATCAGTAAAACTAATAGAGTTAGAACTTGAAGGATTAATTGAATCAGTGAATGGCGGCTATATTCGTAAGAAATACCTGTAA
- a CDS encoding Sua5/YciO/YrdC/YwlC family protein: MTILSLTQSCKKLSLGEVIAYPTEAVFGLGCDPDNKNAVLTILSLKNRPIEKGLILIASNFEQLIPYIDQSKITSQQKKIMLNSWPGAVTWIVPKNSNTPYFLTGQFDSIAIRVTDHFLVSKLCTLFDKPIVSTSANLSGQDPCRTMAEVETQFGIDFPVLQGEIGKRKNPSEIRDIKTGQIIRQG, translated from the coding sequence ATGACAATACTTTCATTAACTCAATCATGTAAAAAACTAAGCCTAGGTGAGGTTATTGCTTACCCAACAGAAGCCGTTTTTGGCTTAGGTTGCGATCCTGACAATAAAAATGCTGTATTAACCATTTTATCATTAAAAAATCGTCCCATTGAAAAAGGATTAATATTAATTGCTAGCAATTTTGAACAGCTGATCCCCTATATTGATCAGTCAAAAATAACTAGTCAGCAAAAAAAAATAATGCTTAATTCTTGGCCTGGCGCAGTGACATGGATTGTTCCTAAAAATAGTAATACACCTTATTTTTTAACTGGTCAGTTTGACTCAATTGCGATCAGAGTTACGGATCATTTTTTAGTTAGCAAACTTTGTACGTTATTTGATAAGCCAATTGTATCAACAAGTGCAAATCTTTCAGGCCAAGACCCTTGCCGAACAATGGCTGAAGTTGAAACGCAATTTGGTATCGACTTTCCTGTTTTGCAAGGAGAAATAGGTAAAAGAAAAAATCCATCAGAAATTAGAGATATAAAAACAGGGCAAATAATTAGGCAAGGATAA